Proteins from a genomic interval of Egibacteraceae bacterium:
- a CDS encoding SurA N-terminal domain-containing protein — MRMLSRLVAVALLAFLLVACGGDGGEGDETAQRPDPTPDAAPGADLPDGVAAVVNGQEISAQDIDGQIAAFSENAQIAEAMQGAEGEQTLALLKAQVLSTTIVNLIAIECAEELGVPVTDEDIAQARAELEEDVGGSQALDEAVAREGMPAGHLAAQLRALAALRNIEEALTEAAGDEAQEAPPPEPGAPTAAEARAQRFVRDKLLEADVVINDDYGTWDAETGRIIPPGGVPKAPEQPPSQPSS, encoded by the coding sequence ATGCGCATGCTCTCCCGTCTCGTGGCCGTCGCGCTGCTCGCGTTCCTCCTCGTCGCCTGCGGCGGCGACGGCGGCGAAGGTGACGAAACCGCGCAGCGACCGGACCCGACGCCGGACGCCGCGCCGGGTGCCGACCTTCCCGACGGCGTCGCGGCCGTGGTCAACGGCCAGGAGATCAGCGCGCAGGACATCGACGGCCAGATCGCGGCGTTCTCCGAGAACGCCCAGATCGCCGAGGCCATGCAGGGGGCGGAGGGTGAGCAGACGCTGGCCCTGCTGAAGGCGCAGGTGCTGTCGACGACGATCGTCAACCTCATCGCCATCGAATGCGCCGAGGAGCTCGGCGTCCCGGTCACCGACGAGGACATCGCGCAGGCACGCGCAGAGCTCGAGGAGGACGTCGGCGGCTCGCAGGCGCTCGACGAGGCGGTCGCGCGCGAAGGCATGCCCGCCGGGCACCTGGCCGCGCAGCTCCGCGCGCTCGCCGCCCTGCGCAACATCGAAGAGGCCCTCACCGAAGCCGCGGGCGACGAGGCGCAGGAGGCGCCACCGCCCGAGCCCGGCGCGCCTACGGCGGCCGAGGCCCGCGCGCAGCGCTTCGTCAGGGACAAGCTCCTCGAGGCCGACGTCGTCATCAACGACGACTACGGCACCTGGGATGCCGAGACGGGGCGGATCATCCCGCCGGGTGGCGTCCCGAAGGCGCCGGAGCAGCCCCCCTCGCAGCCGAGCAGCTGA
- a CDS encoding leucyl aminopeptidase — translation MKVTAEAADPREVRADLLVVPVFKGGIEGPGAALALAALGLEDLPITPQFRGDIGQHLLIAGPGDAGAGLACRGVLLVGLGRMDETEPPRLRRAAGVAAAAAAGVERVATTLAEVHSTSAAVEAVAEGFLLGAYRDQRFKTDPEVVRLAEVVILVPSSRLAQARRAVRRADVYARATCAARDLVNLPPDRKRPPDLARKVADLAGACCDAEVVEEAALAEGGFGGLLAVGAGSTAPPRLVELRYRPANPLGHVVLVGKGITFDSGGLSLKREGGMDEMKSDMAGAAAVAAACSALDDIGVRLDVTGLLCLAENMPDGTAQRPGDVVTVHGGQTVEVLDTDAEGRLVLADGLDYGAALGPDAMVDLATLTGSAITAVGRYAAPLMGTDEDLVTSLRQAAEVAGEDVWPLPLWGSLEHLLDSPVADCNNTGDGAGGGAIIGGLFLRRFTADVPWAHLDIAGPAFLPRSLAGGHLPAGGTGFGVRTLLAWLERRVA, via the coding sequence GTGAAGGTCACCGCCGAGGCTGCCGACCCCCGCGAGGTCCGCGCCGACCTGCTCGTCGTACCGGTCTTCAAGGGTGGTATCGAGGGCCCCGGGGCGGCCCTGGCGCTCGCGGCCCTGGGGCTCGAGGACCTGCCGATCACCCCGCAGTTCCGGGGCGACATCGGCCAGCACCTCCTCATCGCGGGCCCCGGCGACGCCGGAGCGGGGCTGGCCTGCCGGGGCGTGCTCCTCGTCGGCCTTGGCCGCATGGACGAGACGGAGCCTCCGAGACTGCGCCGCGCGGCCGGCGTGGCGGCGGCAGCCGCCGCCGGTGTCGAGCGGGTCGCCACGACCCTCGCGGAGGTGCACTCGACGTCCGCCGCGGTCGAGGCCGTCGCGGAGGGCTTCCTGCTCGGGGCGTACCGTGACCAGCGGTTCAAGACCGACCCGGAGGTGGTGCGCCTTGCCGAGGTCGTCATCCTCGTCCCGTCGAGCCGGCTGGCGCAGGCACGCCGGGCGGTGCGCCGGGCGGACGTGTACGCCCGCGCGACGTGCGCGGCCCGTGACCTCGTGAACCTGCCCCCGGACCGCAAGCGGCCGCCCGATCTTGCACGCAAGGTCGCCGACCTCGCGGGCGCGTGCTGCGACGCGGAGGTTGTCGAGGAGGCTGCGCTCGCCGAAGGCGGTTTCGGGGGGCTGCTCGCCGTGGGCGCCGGGTCGACCGCGCCGCCGCGGCTCGTCGAGCTGCGCTACCGTCCCGCCAACCCCCTCGGCCACGTCGTCCTCGTCGGCAAGGGCATCACCTTCGACAGCGGGGGGCTTTCGCTGAAGCGCGAGGGCGGGATGGACGAGATGAAGTCCGACATGGCCGGGGCGGCCGCCGTCGCCGCGGCGTGCTCGGCCCTCGACGACATCGGCGTGCGCCTCGACGTGACCGGTCTGCTGTGCCTCGCCGAGAACATGCCCGACGGCACCGCGCAGCGCCCCGGCGACGTCGTCACCGTGCACGGGGGACAGACGGTGGAGGTGCTCGACACGGACGCCGAGGGGCGCCTCGTACTCGCCGACGGGCTGGACTACGGGGCGGCCCTCGGACCCGACGCGATGGTGGACCTCGCGACCCTGACCGGGTCGGCGATCACCGCGGTCGGCCGCTACGCCGCGCCGCTCATGGGCACCGACGAGGACCTCGTCACGTCGCTGCGGCAGGCGGCCGAGGTCGCCGGCGAGGACGTCTGGCCCCTGCCCCTGTGGGGCTCCCTCGAGCACCTGCTCGACAGCCCCGTCGCCGACTGCAACAACACGGGCGACGGTGCCGGCGGCGGCGCGATCATCGGTGGGCTCTTCCTACGCCGCTTCACCGCTGACGTCCCGTGGGCGCACCTCGACATCGCCGGCCCCGCCTTCCTGCCACGGTCGCTGGCCGGTGGGCACCTGCCCGCCGGCGGAACCGGCTTCGGCGTGCGGACCCTCCTCGCCTGGCTGGAGCGCCGCGTCGCCTGA
- a CDS encoding DNA-formamidopyrimidine glycosylase family protein, which produces MPEGHTTHRLAREHRRELAGRTVAVASPQGRFAAGAARLDGRILCDVEAHGKHLFYRWDGGGDTLHVHLGLVGTFRTFRGDVRPPGAATRLALRTDEVAVYLAGPMACELLDAGEEQAVRARLGPDPLRRDADPGAAYAGGKDGLLLPGAPARRLTCTWPRVVREPRRRSVHAHALPSRGRRAARVPPRRLRRRRRRR; this is translated from the coding sequence ATGCCCGAAGGCCACACCACGCACCGGCTCGCGCGCGAGCACCGCCGCGAGCTCGCCGGCCGCACGGTCGCGGTGGCCTCGCCCCAGGGGCGCTTCGCCGCCGGCGCGGCACGACTCGACGGGCGCATCCTGTGCGACGTCGAGGCCCACGGCAAGCACCTGTTCTACCGGTGGGACGGCGGGGGGGACACGTTGCACGTCCACCTCGGGCTCGTGGGCACGTTCCGGACCTTCCGTGGCGACGTCCGACCGCCGGGAGCGGCCACCCGCCTCGCGCTACGCACGGACGAGGTCGCCGTCTACCTCGCCGGTCCGATGGCCTGCGAGCTGCTCGACGCGGGCGAGGAGCAGGCGGTGCGTGCCCGGCTCGGGCCCGACCCCCTGCGCCGGGACGCCGACCCCGGGGCGGCATACGCGGGCGGGAAGGACGGTCTTCTTCTGCCCGGGGCGCCAGCGCGGCGACTGACCTGCACGTGGCCTAGGGTGGTGCGAGAACCCCGACGAAGGTCCGTCCATGCGCATGCTCTCCCGTCTCGTGGCCGTCGCGCTGCTCGCGTTCCTCCTCGTCGCCTGCGGCGGCGACGGCGGCGAAGGTGA
- the gcvPB gene encoding aminomethyl-transferring glycine dehydrogenase subunit GcvPB, with protein sequence MPVMGDRAASEPTIFDKSRAGRRASSLPALDVPPVDPAEALPGVELAAQPPALPEVAELDLVRHFTRLSHRNHGIDVGFYPLGSCSMKYNPRLAESVAALPGFREQHPWAPDAACQGTLGLLADLERWLCALTGLHAATFQPAAGAHGELTGLLLIRAYHEDRGDARRAIVVPDSAHGTNPASAAMCGYDVVTVPSGPDGLVDVGALEELVDEQTAGLMLTNPNTLGVFEVEIERIAAACARVGALMYYDGANFNAIMGRVRPGDMGFDVVHLNVHKTFATPHGGGGPGAGPVTVSERLAPYLPAPVIVRDRDGSYRWDTDRPKTIGRLHGFHGNVAVLVRAYSYLLYHGLSGLRDASALAVLNANYVASRVANHLPLGYPQHQPMHEFVATGKSLRGHGVRVSDLAKRLIDYGFHPPTNYFPLIVDEALMVEPTETETPETLDAFAAALCAIVEEAATDPDLLRDAPTTTPVARLDEARAARDLVLRWRP encoded by the coding sequence ATGCCGGTGATGGGTGACCGCGCGGCTTCCGAGCCGACGATCTTCGACAAGTCCCGCGCGGGCCGGCGGGCGTCAAGCCTGCCGGCGCTCGACGTGCCGCCCGTCGACCCGGCCGAGGCGCTGCCGGGGGTGGAGCTCGCCGCGCAGCCACCTGCGCTGCCCGAGGTCGCCGAGCTCGACCTCGTTCGCCACTTCACCCGGCTGTCGCACCGCAACCACGGCATCGACGTCGGCTTCTACCCCCTCGGGTCATGCTCGATGAAGTACAACCCCCGCCTCGCCGAGTCGGTCGCGGCCTTGCCGGGGTTCCGTGAGCAGCACCCGTGGGCGCCCGACGCCGCGTGCCAGGGCACCCTGGGCCTGCTCGCCGACCTCGAGCGCTGGTTGTGCGCGCTGACCGGGCTGCACGCCGCGACGTTCCAGCCGGCCGCCGGGGCGCACGGCGAGCTCACCGGTCTCCTGCTCATCCGCGCCTACCACGAGGACCGCGGGGACGCCCGGCGCGCCATCGTCGTCCCCGACTCGGCGCACGGCACGAACCCGGCGAGCGCGGCGATGTGCGGCTACGACGTCGTGACGGTCCCCTCCGGCCCGGACGGGCTCGTCGACGTCGGGGCGCTCGAGGAGCTCGTCGACGAGCAGACCGCCGGGCTCATGCTCACCAACCCGAACACCCTCGGGGTGTTCGAGGTGGAGATCGAGCGCATCGCCGCCGCCTGCGCGCGGGTGGGCGCCCTCATGTACTACGACGGCGCGAACTTCAACGCGATCATGGGGCGGGTCCGTCCGGGCGACATGGGCTTCGACGTCGTCCACCTGAACGTGCACAAGACCTTCGCGACCCCCCACGGCGGCGGAGGACCGGGCGCGGGCCCGGTCACCGTGAGCGAGCGGCTGGCGCCGTACCTGCCCGCACCGGTGATCGTGCGCGACCGCGACGGCAGCTACCGGTGGGACACCGACCGGCCGAAGACGATCGGTCGCCTGCACGGCTTCCACGGCAACGTCGCAGTGCTCGTCCGCGCCTACAGCTACCTGCTCTACCACGGGCTGTCGGGTCTGCGTGACGCCAGCGCCCTCGCCGTGCTGAACGCGAACTACGTCGCCTCCCGCGTCGCGAACCACCTGCCCCTCGGGTACCCGCAGCACCAGCCCATGCACGAGTTCGTCGCCACGGGCAAGAGCCTGCGGGGCCACGGGGTGCGGGTGAGCGACCTCGCGAAGCGTCTCATCGACTACGGCTTCCACCCGCCGACGAACTACTTCCCGCTCATCGTCGACGAGGCCCTCATGGTCGAGCCGACGGAGACGGAGACGCCCGAGACGCTCGACGCGTTCGCCGCGGCGTTGTGCGCGATCGTCGAGGAGGCGGCGACCGACCCCGACCTGCTGCGCGACGCGCCGACGACGACACCGGTCGCCCGCCTCGACGAGGCGCGGGCCGCGCGTGACCTCGTGCTGCGCTGGCGTCCCTGA